One segment of Schistocerca cancellata isolate TAMUIC-IGC-003103 chromosome 2, iqSchCanc2.1, whole genome shotgun sequence DNA contains the following:
- the LOC126162304 gene encoding zinc finger matrin-type protein 5 — translation MGKRYYCDYCDRSFVDDYEARKKHISGSMHVRLRKEHYDAFRDAKTILAEESAKVPCKRYQQTRECVFGTNCRFSHYTAEDLMNLKMKVEEEEERLEREKYTRLDLDHDDGPTLTSWLQKRSKMKTSKSTVEEHKPKATVLWELPPELQEVPDLPPSLQPLRVEDFTNAEFETWG, via the exons ATGGGTAAACGTTATTACTGCGATTATTGTGACAGATCATTTGTTGATGATTATGAAGCGAGGAAAAAACACATATCAGGGTCAATGCACGTGAGATTGAGAAAAGAACATTATGATGCTTTTCGCG ATGCAAAGACCATattggcagaagaatcagcaaaagTACCGTGCAAGAGGTATCAGCAGACTCGTGAATGTGTTTTTGGCACCAACTGCAGATTTTCACACTACACTGCAGAAGacttaatgaatttaaaaatgaaAG ttgaagaagaagaagagcgacTGGAAAGAGAGAAGTACACAAGACTGGATCTTGATCATGATGATGGTCCAACTTTGACATCTTGGCTACAGAAGAGAAGTAAAATGAAAACCTCCAAGAGCACTGTTGAGGAGCACAAACCTAAAGCAACAGTTCTCTGGGAACTTCCACCTGAACTACAAGAGGTTCCTGATCTTCCTCCATCTCTCCAACCACTAAGAGTGGAAGATTTCACAAATGCAGAATTTGAAACTTGGGGCTGA